Sequence from the Pirellulales bacterium genome:
CGGTGAAGCCGGCCGAGCGGGTGGTTCGCAATGAACTTCCAGGTGTTTAGCAACGACACGGCGGCGTCAACAATCACGAACGTTCGCGGGGGGCGCGGTCGCCACGAAATGCCCCTCGGCCACCTGATACTCAATCGTCCCCGGGCGCCAGTCGGCGGCGCCGGCGACCGGTTCGACCAAGTCGGGATGAATCTCGACGGTCGCCCCCGAGCCGAGCGCGGTGACGCCCAGGAACAGTTTCGACCGGTGGTCGGCGTTGACGACGGTTCCCTCGAGGCCCTTCATCGGTCCGCCGACGACCCGGACCCGGGCGCCGGGGACCAGCCGGGGGTGGAGTTCGAATCGGTCGGGGGCGGCTCGCAGCCCGAGTTCCAACGCGGCGATCTCGCGGCGGAAGCGGTCCTGCTCGCCGGGGGCGATGTCGACGTGCGTGACGATCCGCTCGGTCTTGAGCGCCGCGAGCCGCGTCGCCTCGTCGCCGGCGTAGAAGAGATAGGACGCGAACAGCGGGTAGAGATTCCGCCGCCGCCGGCCCCCGGAGGAGGTCTCGCGG
This genomic interval carries:
- a CDS encoding KOW motif-containing protein, with translation MLKLRDNPPMTLPGAGPLADEPAPWRVAYAKPRQEKALAWDLGRRGIPYFLPLVLRETSSGGRRRRNLYPLFASYLFYAGDEATRLAALKTERIVTHVDIAPGEQDRFRREIAALELGLRAAPDRFELHPRLVPGARVRVVGGPMKGLEGTVVNADHRSKLFLGVTALGSGATVEIHPDLVEPVAGAADWRPGTIEYQVAEGHFVATAPPANVRDC